GAACTTACTGGTAAGAACTATGACCATAGGCGTGGCTGGGTAGAATCTCTATTACTGAAATTAGCGGGTGTGTTTGCTATAGATATTGCAGCCTATGCGGTGATGTCTAATCATCTACATGTTGTTCTTAGTGTTGATATTTATGAGTCTAATCGTTGGAGTGACAAAGAAGTCGTTGAGCACTGGCATCAAATATTTTTGGGAACTGAAGTCACTCAAAAGTTTGTTAAAGGTGAAGTGATAGAAAGCTATGAGGTTGAAAGTTTAAAGCATTCGATTGCTCTATATCGAAGTCGATTAAGTGATATTAGTTGGTTGATAAATGGGGTCAGAGTAAAATAGTGAAATTAAGTTGAAGTCAAGGCTTCTGGCTTGGTCTTCCACGCTTTTTAGAGTGCATGGGTTCACCTGTTAGGGCCTCAATCTCAATTTTAAATTTATCATTGCCGATTGCCATGCCTTTGTTGGTGGCGTTGCGTATTTGGGTGATGAGCTTGGTATCTATATGGTGCTTAAACAGAGCTCTGTAATTAACTTGTCGTTGAGTGGGGTTACTCGCGAGAGACAAATATATTTGATGGGGGGTGCAAAGGGTTGAAGCTTTCCCGAGCGCATTAATTTGATAGCTTGACCATTTATAGGCAGAAGGCTCTGCCACCATCTCCGCTCTTACTGGGTTGAGCTCAATATAGCGATAGACTTGTAGTAAGTACTGTTCGCTTTGTACAAGGCAGGATTTGAATCTTCCCTCCCATAATGTGCCAGTTCGATTATAAGTAAAGTTGAAGTAGCGAACGTACTGCCTACCTAATGATTGCATCATTTGACTCATTGCATTTGGTTGCAACGGGGTACACAGAATATGGACATGGTTGGTCATAAACACCCATGCATGAATGTGAACTTTATATTCTGAAGCATATTGCTTTAGCCATTTGGCATAAAGCATAAAATCCTCTTCTGAAGCAAAGCATGC
This portion of the Shewanella violacea DSS12 genome encodes:
- a CDS encoding transposase, whose translation is MPRAHRNAPIHIPQHIIQRGNNRQACFASEEDFMLYAKWLKQYASEYKVHIHAWVFMTNHVHILCTPLQPNAMSQMMQSLGRQYVRYFNFTYNRTGTLWEGRFKSCLVQSEQYLLQVYRYIELNPVRAEMVAEPSAYKWSSYQINALGKASTLCTPHQIYLSLASNPTQRQVNYRALFKHHIDTKLITQIRNATNKGMAIGNDKFKIEIEALTGEPMHSKKRGRPSQKP